In Rhodothermales bacterium, the following proteins share a genomic window:
- the carA gene encoding glutamine-hydrolyzing carbamoyl-phosphate synthase small subunit, whose protein sequence is MTDGIAVQEPDVNTSPAATGTALKLVLEDGTEMSGDSFGAPGIVAGEVVFNTGMTGYVETLTDPSYKGQILLMTYPLVGNYGVPPKRASGTIDLPYESDQIQVQGLIVQNYVDASSHHAADRTLAEWLRQDGVPAIQGIDTRTLTRRLREHGTMRGWLMPVGTELDHAKRNAASIDMRSEVFRAVAGSEPVTYEGGDLRILAVDVGIKDNIIRSLLTRGATVVRAPWHADLAPLAESSHGMVIGNGPGDPKDLSTLIEQIRGLLGRYDRPIFGICLGNQILTLAAGGDTYKLPYGHRSVNQPVQDLLTRRCYITSQNHGYAVQDDALPPDWEPWFVNINDGTNEGVRSRRHPYFSVQFHPEANPGPKDTGFLFDDFLRLVAATAHR, encoded by the coding sequence ATGACTGACGGAATAGCGGTCCAGGAACCAGACGTTAACACCAGCCCGGCGGCCACAGGAACGGCGCTGAAACTCGTGCTCGAAGATGGTACGGAGATGAGCGGTGACTCCTTCGGCGCCCCGGGCATCGTTGCCGGCGAAGTGGTCTTCAACACGGGCATGACCGGTTATGTTGAGACGCTCACGGACCCGTCCTACAAAGGGCAGATACTCCTGATGACGTATCCGCTCGTCGGGAACTACGGCGTGCCGCCGAAGCGAGCATCGGGGACGATCGATTTGCCGTACGAGTCGGATCAGATTCAGGTGCAGGGACTGATCGTCCAGAATTACGTTGACGCGAGCTCTCACCATGCGGCCGATCGCACGCTGGCAGAATGGCTCAGGCAGGACGGCGTACCGGCCATTCAGGGGATAGACACCCGGACGCTGACCCGGAGGCTCCGCGAGCACGGCACGATGCGCGGATGGCTGATGCCCGTCGGAACCGAGCTCGACCATGCAAAAAGGAACGCCGCATCAATCGACATGAGAAGTGAGGTGTTCCGTGCGGTGGCGGGATCAGAGCCGGTCACCTACGAAGGCGGTGACCTTCGAATTCTGGCCGTCGATGTCGGCATCAAGGACAACATCATTCGATCGCTCCTGACCCGGGGAGCAACCGTCGTGCGAGCTCCGTGGCACGCGGATCTGGCTCCGCTCGCCGAATCCTCGCACGGCATGGTCATTGGCAACGGGCCGGGCGACCCAAAGGACCTGTCGACGCTCATCGAGCAGATTCGCGGTCTACTGGGCCGCTACGACCGGCCGATCTTCGGGATCTGCCTGGGCAATCAGATTCTGACGCTCGCGGCGGGAGGCGACACGTACAAACTTCCCTACGGTCACCGCAGTGTCAACCAGCCGGTCCAGGACTTGCTGACTCGTCGATGCTATATCACCAGTCAAAACCACGGGTACGCCGTGCAGGACGACGCCCTGCCACCCGACTGGGAGCCCTGGTTCGTGAACATCAACGACGGCACGAACGAAGGCGTCCGTTCACGAAGGCATCCGTACTTCAGCGTCCAGTTCCACCCCGAGGCGAATCCCGGGCCCAAGGACACCGGCTTTTTGTTTGACGATTTTCTCCGGCTCGTAGCAGCCACAGCCCACCGATAA